TCGGGATGTTGACGAAGAAGATCCACTCCCAACCCAGCCCACCGACCAGCGCCCCCCCGGCCAGCGGCCCGACCAGGCTGGCGACCCCGGCAGTCGCTCCCCACATGCTCATCGCGACACCGCGACGGGCAGCGGGAAAGGTCCGGGTGATGATCGACAACGTCTGTGGGGTAAGCAACCCGGCGCCCACACCCTGCACCACTCGAGCAGTGATCAGCGCGCCGGCACTGCCGGCCAGCCCGCACCACAGCGATGCGGCGGTGAACACCGTCAGCCCGGCCAGGTAAAGGTTCTTGGGCCCGAACCGGTCACCCAGCCGGCCGGCCACCAGCAACACCACCGCGTACCCCAGCAGGTAGGCGCTGGTCACCCAGACCACGGTGGCGTAGCCGACATGCAACACCGCCATGATGGTCGGGTTGGCGATCGCGACGATGGTCGAATCGAGCATGATCATGAAAAACCCGATGATCATCGCCCATAACGCGTGCCACGGGTTTGCGGAGCTTGCCCGGTAGTTGCCTGCGGAGCTCCGGCTCGTCGCCGTGGTCATGTACGCACCTCGTTTCGGCTACCGAATCCACGTGCATTATTGCGGAGCCCCCACCGACCGCCATCAGCCGATGCCCGCTGGTATCGCTCCGCGCGGTCCGCAATCCGCGCGACAGGCGCTCCCCTCCGGCGTTTCACTCCGATGTGATGGCGCGCTTTGAACGAAGCAAGGTGCGGTGCGCGTGACCACCGCGTTACCTCGACTCTCAATCGACTGGCCGACAGCCCACCAGCGCCGCCGGACGCGACGAACCGGGCCAAGGGACCCGCCGAACCCGCCGAGCGAGGCCAGAACCACGACCGCTGTAAAAATCGACACAACCACGCCCACCATATCCATAGACATTAGTTATTGAGTGATAGATTTTTGTGTTTGATATCTCCGGCTTGCTGCGAGAGAGTCTTTCCGGCAAGAGCCAGGCTCAATTCAGCTGTCGCACTTGACTTGTGAGATTTCAGGAAATCGGCTAGCGGTTAGCAGCATCATTCTCGTAGATCATTTATTTCCAGCGGCAGCATCCTAGAATCCCCCGAATGCGTTTGTTTCATGCTTATGGAGTCGAAACTGAATTATCGTCACCCGAACCAAAGGTCCGCGATGATTCCAATAAGGCCAATTCTATCTTCTTGAACTTCTTGAACGTGACATACCGCCAGTAGAAGGGTGCAACATGTTCTTCCACTTCTCGTGGTTGCCGCCGGAGATTAATTCGGCTCGGATGTATTCGGGCGCCGGGTCGGGATCATTGCATGCGGCAGCCGCTGCCTGGCAGCGGTTGGCCCAGGATCTGCAGGCGACGGCGTCGTCGTTTCAGTCGGTGATATCCGGGCTGGTCCATGGGCAGTGGGGCGGACCAGCTTCGTTGTCCATGGCGGCGGCTGCAGCTCCGCTGACGGGATGGTTGACCCCGGCCGCCGCGCACGCGCAGTTGTCTTCAGGTCAGACTCGGGGGGCAGCGGCCGCCTACGAATCGGCGTTTGCGGCAACTGTTCATCCAGCGGCGGTGGCAGCGAATCGAATATTGCTCGCAACGCTGGTAAACACGAATTTCTTAGGCCAAATGCGCCGGCGATCGCCACGACCGAAAATGTGTATGCTGAAATGTGGGCCCAAGATGTCGCCGCCATGGTCAGCTACCACGCCAAGGTAGTGACCCTGGCATCTACATTGTCTCACTTGAGCGCACCGCCGGCTGAACTGGTAGGCGCTACAGCGGCTCAACCCTGGTTCCCGCCCGTCACCCCACCCATCATCGATCCGCTGGGCCCGCTATTCAACACGGTTTCGGACGTGTTTTCAGACCTGCCGGCATCGTCATTGTTGTCGATGGCCGAATTAGGAATGTATCCGGCCAGCTTCATGATGTCGCCATTGATGATGGCGATGTCAAATGCACGCGGAGCCACCGCAGGATTGGGCGCAGCCGGATTGGGAAATGCAGCCACCGCTGCGGCATCCTCGGCTGCGCCGGTTGTTGGCGGCATCGCCGCTAGGGCCATGACAGGACTTGGCGGCGCCGCGATACCGGGCGCAGCGATGTCGGCGACCTTGGGTCAGGCCCACGGCGTGGGCGCGGTATCGGTACCACCGACCTGGCCAGGGTCGGTGCCCAGCGGACTTTCCAGTTCGGCAGTGCAAGGACTTGGATCCACGCCAACCCCTGCCCCCATGACCCAACCAACCCCACCGGCCGATGGTGTTCCGATGATGCCCATGGCGCCTCGGGCCGCGGGATCGGCTGCAGCGACGCCCAGCGAGGTAACCACCCGCGGCGGCGTCGGCGTCGCCGCGGCGGCGTTGGCCATCCCGCACAGCGTGATTCCGCGAGCTGGCATCGGATAATCCGAAAGCGGTGGGCATCCGTTGCCCGACAACGACATTGGCAAACCCCAGGAGGATGAGCTGTGTCATTTGTGACCATCATGCCGCAGGCATTGGAATGCGCCGCAACGGATGTGGCCGGTATCGGATCCGCATTTAGCGAGGCTAGCGCCGCCGCGGCCACCCCGACCACCGCGATCCTGCCCGCCGGCGCCGACGAGCTTTCGACGGCGATGGCCGCCGTACTCACCAGGCAGGGCCAGGTCTGGCAGACATTCAGCCACGACTATGAATGGCTTCACCAGCAGTTTGTCGACCTGCTCAACGGTAGCTCATTGAAGTATTTGGCCACCGAGATCGACAACGCCGCCCAGAATGCGCTCAAGACCGCCAACGCCGACAGCGAATGGCTCGTCGGGCGCGAGATCATCGGCAACGGCGCCAACGGGCTCAATGGCACCGGACAAAACGGCGGCGCCGGCGGATGGCTGTGGGGCAACGGCGGCAACGGCGGATCCGGGGCAGCAGGCCAAAACGGCGGCAACGGCGGAGCAGCCGGACTCTTCGGCCACGGCGGCAACGGCGGCAACGGCGGAGCCGGCGCCCACGGCGGCAACGGCGGCCAGGGCGGACTGCTGGTCGGCAACGGCGGCGCAGGGGGAATCGGCGGCACCGCGGCTGCGACGGGAGGCAGCGGCGGCAACGGCGGCAACGGCGGAGCAGCCGGACTCATCGGAAACGGCGGCGCCGGCGGCGACGGCGGCAACGGTACCGGCGACGGTATGCCCGGCGGCTCAGGTGGAAACGGGGGCAACGGTGGGTGGCTTTGTGGCAACGGCGGCAACGGCGGAAACGGCAGTGCGGGCGGCGGTCACGGCAGCCTGGGCGGCAATGGCGGCAGCGGCGGCGACGCTTACCTATTCGGTAATGGCGGAGCTGGCGGCAACGGTGCGGATGGCGGCACCGGAGGCGCAGGCGGCGAGGGCGGCATGCTGTTTGGGAGGCCGGGCAAGCACGGTGCATCGCCGGCGGACAGCACACCGAAACCTGCCTAATCACCTCCTCCAGCACCCGACCCCGCCTTCACCTGTTCCTGAGTCCTCAAGCCAGCAGGCACGGGCATGCCAGCCCCAGGCTTACCCGAGCTGGGTGACGGATTGCGTTAACGCAAAATTGTGGTGTGAACGCGGCTGACAAGCCAGCGACAAGCCAGCGACAAGCCAGCGACAAGCCAGCGACAAGCCACTGTGTATCACCGGGGCTGTCACTGGCGGCCGCGCAACCGGTGCTGTGTCGGGCGTTGGTGCTGTTGACCGGCTACGAGCGGGGCACTGGCCGGCGGGTTGTCAAAGGCGTTTGAGCCCCGCTCGGTGGGACCGCCCGATGCCGGCCAGGACCCATTGAACCCGCTTAACCGGCCCCTGCCGCGTCGTCCGCAACCCAAAAATCAGAATCGCGAACCACAATCCGAACCGATCAGGCCACCACGTCAAACCCGCGAAGCATCCGGGTTAGCCTGAAGGTACGCCGTTCTCAGGAGAGGCAACATGAGCGCTCGACGAAATAAGAGGTCTGACCCTGACGAGCAACCGGCCGGCACCGGCCGGCCCAAAGCGTCCTCGCGGGCTTTGGCACAGGTCATCGAACGCAGCTCGCATATCCAGGCCCCGGCGGCGACGGCCTACGTAGCCCGGCTGCGTCGAGCACACCCGGCTGCCAGCCCGGCCGAGATCGTCGCCAAGATCGAGAAGCGCTTCGTCGCCGCCGTGACGGCCAGCGGGGCCGCCATAGGTATGGTCGCCACCTTGCCCGGAATCGGCACCCTCGCCGCGTTGCTGGCGGCCGCGGGCGAGACCGCGGTGTTTCTGGAGGCCACCGCGCTACTGGTGCTGGCACTGGCGTCGGTCTACGGTATTCCGCTCGACCACCGGGAACGGCGTCGTGCCCTGGTGCTGGCGGTGCTGGTCGGCGACAGCAGCAAGAACGCGGTGGCCGAACTGATGGGTTCGGGACGAACCAGCGGCGGCTGGGTCTCGGAAAGCGTTGCGTCGCTGCCGCTTCCGGCGGTGTCGAAGTTCAACACCCGGATGTTCAAGTATTTCGCCAAGAGGTTCGCGCTGAAGCGGGGGGCGCTGATGTTCGGCAAGCTGTTGCCGGTCGGCATCGGCGCCGTTATCGGCGCCATCGGCAACCGACTGGTGGGCAAGAAGCTGGTGCGCAATGCGCGGTCGGCGTTCGGCGCGCCGCCGGCTCGCTGGCCGGTCACCCTGTACGTACTGCCGACCGTTCGGGACGCCAGCTAGCGGGCGGCTGGCCGGTGTCTCTGGCGAATCGCCAGCAAAGCGTTAGCCTTTATGAGGCGGCAGCGTTCCCGACCGCCAAGGGTGTGCAGTGCCCCATCAGCCGGGGCGGACAAGGATCGCAGGCGTCGCGCCACGGCGCTTGCAGGATGTCAAAAGCAGAGAATCGAGGCGAGCAGCGGCCGTGGCCAACATAAGTTCACCGTTCGGGCAAAACGAATGGCTGGTCGAGGAGATGTACCGCAAGTTCCGCGACGACCCCTCCTCGGTCGATCCGAGCTGGCACGAGTTCCTGGTTGACTACAACCCCGAGCCGGCGCAGAGCGCCCCGGCGCCCGCCGACAATCAGCCCGCGACGATCGCCCCGCCGGCCGAGCCCGTGCGGCCCGCGGCAAAACCCGCCGCAGAGCCGGCCGGCACCGGAGCCGCCGGCAACGGCTTACCCACCGCGGCGCCCGGCGCTGCTCCAACCAAGGCCGCTGCCCCGCCGCCGGCCGAGGGCGACGAACTGCAGGTGCTGCGCGGGGCCGCCGCGGCCGTCGTCAAGAACATGTCGGCCTCGCTGGACGTGCCGACCGCGACCAGTGTCCGCGCCGTCCCGGCCAAGCTGTTGATCGACAACCGGATCGTCATCAACAACCAGCTCAAGCGAAATCGCGGCGGCAAGATCTCGTTCACCCACCTGCTGGGCTATGCGCTGGTGCAAGCGGTCAAGCAGTTCCCCAACATGAACCGCCATTACGCCGAGGTCGACGGCAAGCCGAACGTCGTCACCCCGGCGCATACCAATCTGGGCCTGGCGATCGACCTGCAGGGCAAAGACGGCAAGCGCTCGCTGGTGGTGGCCGGCATCAAGCGGTGCGAGACCATGCGATTCGCCCAGTTCGTCACCGCGTATGAAGACATCGTGCGCCGCGCCCGGGACGGCAAGCTGACCGCCGACGACTTTGCCGGCGTGACGATTTCGCTGACCAACCCCGGCACCATCGGCACCGTGCACTCGGTGCCGCGGCTGATGGCCGGGCAAGGCGCCATCATCGGCGTCGGCGCCATGGAATACCCGGCCGAATTTCAGGGGGCCAGCCAGGAGCGCATCGCGGAACTGGGCATCGGTAAACTGATCACGCTGACGTCGACCTACGACCACCGCATCATCCAGGGCGCGGAATCCGGGGACTTCCTGCGCACCATCCACCGGATGCTGCTCGCCGACGACTTCTGGGACGAGATCTTCCGGGAACTGGGCATCCCCTACCTGCCGGTGCGCTGGCGCCCCGACAACCCGGACTCGATCGTCGACAAGAACCCCCGGGTCATCGAACTCATTGCCGCCTACCGCAACCGCGGCCACCTGATGGCCGACATCGACCCGCTGCGGCTGGACAAGACCCGGTTCCGCAGCCACCCCGACCTCGACGTGTGCTCCCATGGGCTCACGCTGTGGGACCTCGACCGGTTGTTCAAGGTCGACGGCTGCTTCGGCGGATCGCCCTACATGAAGCTGCGCGACGTGCTCTCGATACTGCGCGACGCCTACTGCCGCCACGTCGGCGTGGAGTACACCCACATCCTCGAACCCGAACAACAGCAGTGGCTGCAGCAGCGGGTCGAGGCCAAACACGTCAAACCGACTGTGGCCCAACAGAAATACATCCTGAGCAAGCTTAACGCCGCCGAGGCGTTCGAAACGTTCCTGCAGACCAAGTACGTCGGGCAGAAACGGTTCTCGCTGGAGGGCGCCGAAAGCGTGATCCCGATGATGGACGCGGCGATCGACCAGTGCGCCGAGCACGGCCTCGACGAGGTGGTCATCGGAATGCCGCACCGCGGCCGGCTCAACGTGCTGGCCAACATCGTCGGCAAGCCGTACTCGCAGATCTTCACCGAGTTCGAGGGCAACCTGAACCCGTCGCAGGCACACGGCTCCGGCGACGTCAAGTACCACCTCGGCGCCACCGGGGTGTACCTGCAGATGTTCGGCGACAACGACATTCAGGTGTCGCTGACCGCCAACCCGTCGCACCTGGAGGCCGTCGACCCGGTGCTGGAGGGCCTGGTGCGGGCCAAGCAGGATCTGCTGGACTCCGACGGCGATCAGCGCTTCTCGGTGGTGCCGATGATGCTGCACGGTGACGCCGCCTTCGCCGGCCAGGGTGTGGTGGCCGAGACGTTGAACCTGACCAATCTGCCCGGCTACCGGGTCGGCGGGACCATCCACATCATCGTCAACAACCAGATCGGTTTCACCACCGCGCCGGAGTATTCGCGGTCCAGCGAGTACTGCACCGACGTCGCCAAGATGATCGGCGCGCCGATCTTCCACGTCAACGGCGACGACCCGGAGGCGTGCGAGTGGGTCGCGCGGCTGGCCGTGGACTTCCGGCAACAATTCCACAAGGACGTCGTCATCGACATGCTGTGCTACCGGCGCCGCGGGCACAACGAGGGCGACGACCCGTCGATGACCAACCCCTACATGTACGACGTCGTCGACACCAAGCGCGGGGCCCGCAAGAGCTACACCGAAGCCCTGATCGGCCGCGGCGACATCTCGCTCAAGGAAGCCGAGGACGCGCTGCGCGACTACCAGGGCCAGCTGGAGCGGGTCTTCAACGAGGTCCGCGAGCTGGAGAAACACGCCGTGCAGCCGAGCATGTCGGTGGAGTCCGAGCAGCAGGTTCCACGCGGCCTGGCCACCGCGGTGGACAAGGCGCTGCTGGCCCGCATCGGCGATGCGTTCCTGGCCTTCCCCGACGGGTTCACCCCGCATCCGCGCGTCCAACCGGTGCTGGAAAAGCGCCGGGAAATGGCCTACGAAGGCAAGATCGACTGGGCGTTCGCCGAACTGCTGGCGTTGGGGTCGCTGGTGGCCGAGGGCAAGCTGGTGCGGCTGTCCGGGCAGGACACCCGCCGCGGCACGTTCTCCCAACGGCATTCGGTGATCATCGACCGCAATACCGGTAAGGAGTTCTGGCCGCTGCAGCTGCTGGCCACCAACAAGGACGGCACCCCCACCGGCGGCAAGTTCCTGGTCTACGACTCGCCGTTGTCGGAATACGCCGCCGTCGGCTTCGAATACGGCTACACCGTGGGCAACCCGGATGCCTTGGTGCTGTGGGAGGCGCAGTTCGGCGACTTCGTCAACGGCGCACAGTCGATCATCGACGAATTCATCAGCTCCGGCGAGGCCAAGTGGGGCCAATTGTCCAATGTGGTCCTGCTGCTGCCGCACGGACACGAGGGACAGGGGCCCGACCACACCTCCGGTCGCATCGAGCGCTTCCTGCAGCTGTGGGCGGAAGGGTCGATGACGATCGCGGTGCCGTCGACCCCGTCCAACTACTTCCACCTGTTGCGCCGGCACGCTCTGGACGGGATCATGCGCCCGCTGATCGTGTTCACGCCGAAGTCCATGCTGCGCAACAAGGCAGCAGTCAGCGACATCAAGGACTTCACCGAGATCAAGTTCCGTTCGGTATTGGAGGAACCCACCTACGAAGACGGCATCGGCGATCGCAGCAAGGTCCGCAGGATCCTGCTGACCAGCGGCAAGATCTATTACGAGCTGGCCGCACGCAAGGGCAAGGACAACCGCGACGACATCGCGATTGTGCGCATCGAGCAGCTGGCCCCGCTACCAAAACGCCGTCTCAACGAGACGCTGGACCGCTACGCCAATGCCACCGAATTCTCCTGGGTGCAGGAGGAGCCGGCCAATCAGGGCGCGTGGCCGCGGTTCGGCCTGGAGCTGCCGGAGTTGTTGCCCGACAAGCTGACCGGACTCAAGCGGATTTCGCGCCGGGCGATGTCGGCGCCGTCGTCGGGCTCGTCGAAGGTACATGCCGTCGAGCAGCAGGAGATCCTCGACACGGCGTTCGCCTGACCGCCTGACGACGATGCGTGACGATGCGCGCCGCGCAGCGGCGTGAGGAGGAGTCAGGCATTTGAATTGCGCCGCATAGCCCGCGAGCGTGCGTGTCTGTAGACGCACACGCCGAGCGGCATTCTGCGCACGCTCGTGGGGTGCGCAACGCGAAACGGGCCTAGCCCGACCCGCCGGCATCGCCTGTAGCGCCGTTGTTGCCCATAGCACCTGCGGTTGAACCAGAGCCGCCCGCGCCGCCGGCCCCGCCACCGCCGCCGCTACCACCGCCCCCGGGGCCACCCTGGATGATGATGGAGGCCGATCCGGCGGTCGCGATACCAGCCGCTTTGCCGTTGCCGCCGGTGCCGCCGTCTCCGCCCACGCCGCCGGTGCCGCCCACGCCGGTGCTGCCGCTGAGTCCCGCCTGGCCGAACAGTCCTCCCTGCCCCACCGCGCCCGCGGCACCGCCGGCGCCCCCGTTGCCGCCCGTACCGCCGACACCGCCGCTGCCCCCGGCACCGCCATTGCCGCTGATCGATAGTTCTCCATCGAACTTGTAGATCGCATATGAATCTCCGCCGACACCGCCGAGGCCGCCGTCGCCTCCCAGGCCGCCGGAGCCGCCCACACCACCCCTGCCGCCGGTACCGGCGGCTCCGCCGTCGCCGAACAGCATCCCGCCACGACCGCCGCTGCCCCCAACACCTCCGTTGCCGCCGGTACCGCCGGTGCCACCCACGCCCCCCACGCCACCGGCACCTCCGCCGCCGCCGACCGCGGTGACGGCGATAGTGTCGGCGCGAGCTTCGGCGGCACCGCCGGCACCGCCCACGCCACCGTTCGCGGCGATGCCACCGCCACCGCCCGCGCCACCGGCGCCGCCCTGTCCACCGGCCCCTCCGCTACCGAACAGCAACCCGGCGTTTCCCCCGACCCCGCCGGTGCCGCCGGTGCCTCCCGCCCCCGCTACGCCGGCGTCGGTGCCGACACCTCCGACGCCACCGATGCCCCCGGCGCCGCCGGCCGAGTCGTGTTCAAAAGATGAGCCGCCGAAGTTGTTGGCTGCCCCCGCCCCACCGGTGCCGCCGATCTGGCCCAGCGTCCCGTTGACGCCGTTCCCACCGGGGCCGCCGACGTTCGGGGAGGTCAGCGCGGCGCTGCCCGTCGCGGCGGTGCCGTTGTCGGGAGTCACGGCGCTGACACCGGTGAGACCCGCGCCGCCCAGCCCGCCGGCGCCACCGTTACCGAAGAGCACGGCGCTGCCGCCAGCGCCACCGGCGCCGGCGGTGCCGGAATTGACGCCCACGAGCGCCGCCCCGCCCGCCCCGCCGGCCCCGCCGTTGCCGTAGAGCACCCCGCCGCTGCCACCGTGACCGCCGTTGGCGCCGGCACCACCGCCCCCGCCGGCGCCGCCACTGCCGAAGAATCCGGCATCCCCGCCATTGCCGCCGGCGACGCCGTTGGCCGTCTGGCTGAACCCCGCACCGCCGTTGCCCAACAGCAAGCCGCCGGCTCCCCCGTCGGGATTCGCCGCGGTCCCGTTGGCGCCGTCGCCGATCAGCGGGCGCCCGAGTAGCGCCTGGGTGGGTGCGTTGATCGCCGCCAGCACGTTTTCTTCGACGGCCTGCAACGGATTGGCATTGGCCGCCTCGGCACCGGCGTAGGCGGCCGCACCACCCAACATAGCCTGCGCAAACCGCTGCTGAAATACCGCCGCCTGCGCGCTGAGCTCCTGATAGGCCCGGCCGTGGGCGCCGAACAATCCCGCGATCGCCGTCGAGACCTCGTCGGCGGCCGCCGGTAGCACCGTCGTGGTCAACGCCGCCGCCGCAGAGTTGGCCGCGCCGATCACTGAACCGATATCGTGCACACCCGCCGCCGCTACGGCCAGCGCATCCGGCACCGCGATCACGAAGGACATCGCGCCTCCTCTTGCCGAACCCGAATTGCCACTCAGTGACCGAAGCGTATCCGCGCGGAGCCCATGAATCAGCGGCTTCGTTGCAATACTCGGTCAGCTGGGTAAACCTCGGGAAAAACGCTCACGATGATGTGCAGGAGCGACGGAAAACGGGGGTCGGAATCGGGCACGCGTGAACCCCACCCGCCGATACCTCGGACCACCGGTACCGGCTAACCTCGACGCTGAGCTTCGGACAAGGGAGGGCGCTCATGGAGGGGTTCGCGGGGAAGATCGCCGTGGTGACCGGCGCGGGATCGGGCATCGGGCGGGCGTTGGCCCTCGAGCTGGGCCGCTCCGGCGCCAGCCTGGCGATCAGCGACGTCGACACCGACGGACTTGCGCAGACCGAGGAAATGCTCAAGGCGATCGGCGCGCCGGTCAAGGCGGACCGGCTCGACGTTACCGAACGCGAGGCCGTCCTGGCCTACGCCGACGCCGTCAACGAGCACTTCGGCAAGGTGAACCAGATCTACAACAACGCCGGCATCGGCCACACCGGCGACATCGAGGTCTGCGAGTTCAAGGACATCGACCGGGTGATGGACGTCGATTTCGGAGGTGTCCTCAACGGCACCAAGGCATTCCTGCCGTACCTGATCGCCTCCGGCGACGGCCACGTCATCAACATCTCCAGCGTGTTCGGATTGTTCTCCTGCGCCGGGCAGGCGGCCTACAACGCGGCGAAATTCGCCGTCCGCGGCTTCACCGAGGCGCTGCGTCAGGAGATGATCCTGGCCGGCCATCCGGTCGGGGTGACCACCGTCCACCCGGGCGGCATCAAGACCGCGATCGCCCGTAACGCCACCGCCGCCGAGGGGCTCGATGCGGCCGAACTGGCCACGTTGTTCGACAAGCGGGCGGCGCGTACCAGCCCGGAGCGGGCCGCCAAGGTCATTCTCGACGCGGTACGCAAGAACAAAGCGCGGGTGCTCGTCGGGCCGGACGCCAAGGTGTTGGACGTGGTGGTGCGCCTGACCGGTTCGGGATATCAGCGGCTGTTCATGCCGCTATTCGGCAAGCTGATCCCGGCGCCGCACCGCTGACCCTCGGGCGTCGGCATCGAGTCTGTAGCGTCGGCATCGAGCCTGCGCTCACCGCGCATTTTGGTCGCTCAGGCCGCCTCTGGCCGCAGGATCGGTGCTCAGGCCGCAGGCTCGATGCCCGCGATGTTCAACGGCCCAGCGGGTGCTCGCCCAGCCACGCGGCAGCCACCGCCTGCGGGTCGGCTCCGCCGGCCACCTGGCGGCGCATCTCGACCAGGGCGGCGGTGTCCAGCACGCCGGACACCTCGTTGATGGCCAGCCGTTGCCGATCAGTCAGCGTGTTGCGGCGATACAGCGGCACCACGTTCTCGGCCCGGATCAGCGCGTCCTTACCGTCGTTCAGCACCACGAGATCGGTGGGATTCGCGGGGTTGGCGGTGGTGGTCCAGGCCGCGGTCAGCTGTCCTGCCCGCAGCGCCGCCAACATCGTTGCGTCATCCGGGAATTCACGCGGCGCCGGTAGCCGGCACGATCCCACCGCTGCCGGCGGGTGCGCGCCGGTGACCATCCCGATGACCAGCCCGTCACAGTGGCGTGGCAACAGGTCCAGTTCGCTACCGCCCCAGGCCGTCGAGGTCGCCGGCGTCACCACCAGCGCGGGCTTGTCTTCGGCCGCGGTGGTGTAGTCGCCGGCGGCCACACCCTCGGGCAGCGCGGCGATCATCGCTTGGTAGACGGGCTTGTCGGAAAGGGCCGACGCGCCGGGCTGCAAGCTCTGCAACACCTGGCCGGTGAATACCGGCACGACGGCGAAGGCCCCGGAGTCCAGTTTCGCCATCGGATCGGCGGCGGTTTCGCCTCGCGCGGCAAAACCGTACGACCGCAACGCGGCCACATAGATGTCGGCCAGCAGCATCGATTCGCTGTCAGGCTGCGATCCGACCACCAACTCCGCCGGGCGATTGCCGGCGCCGGGCGCGCAGCCGGCCATAGCGAACACGACCGCGAGTAGCAGCGGGGCCAGCCTGCCGATCCTCACCCCGCGGTGTCTGAGGGCTCGACCGCGAGAGCCACCGCCTTGGCCACCGCATCCCCGACGCGCAGGTCCAGTGGGCTGGGAACGATCCGGTCGAGGGCAAGGTCGTCGCTGACGACGGAGTAGATCGCCTCGGCCGCGGCCACCATCATCTTTTCGGTGATTTGGCACGCACCGGCGTCCAGCGCGCCGCGAAACACCCCGGGGAAGGCGAGCACATTGTTGATCTGGTTGGGAAAATCGCTGCGGCCCGTGGCCACCACCGCCGCATACTTGGCCGCAACCTCGGGATGGATTTCGGGGTCCGGGTTGGACAGCGCGAACACGATCCCGTCGGCCGCCATGGTGGCAATCAACTCCTCGGGGACCACGCCCGCCGACACCCCGAGGAAGACGTCGGCCCCGTCGAGCGCCTCGACCAGGCCGCCGGTGAGACCGTCGGGATTGGTGCGGTGCGCCAGATCGACCTTGACGCCGTTCATGTCGTCGCGCCCGGTGTGCAGGATGCCGCGCGAGTCGAGCACCGTGATGTCCGAAACACCCATGGCCAGAAGAAGGTTCGTGCACGCGACACCCGCGGCCCCGGCACCCGACACCACCACCCGCAGCGAGGACATGTCGCGGCCGAGCAACTTGGTGGCGCCCATCAGCGCGGCCAGTACGACGATCGCCGTGCCGTGCTGGTCGTCGTGCATCACCGGGCAGTCCAGCGCCTCGATGAGCCGTCGCTCGATCTCGAAGCAGCGGGGCGCGGAGATGTCCTCGAGGTTGCAGGCGCCGAACGTCGGCCGCAGCCGCACCAGGGTTTCGACGATCTCGTCGGGATCTTTGGTGTCCAGCACGATCGGGATCGCG
The nucleotide sequence above comes from Mycobacterium pseudokansasii. Encoded proteins:
- a CDS encoding glycine betaine ABC transporter substrate-binding protein produces the protein MRIGRLAPLLLAVVFAMAGCAPGAGNRPAELVVGSQPDSESMLLADIYVAALRSYGFAARGETAADPMAKLDSGAFAVVPVFTGQVLQSLQPGASALSDKPVYQAMIAALPEGVAAGDYTTAAEDKPALVVTPATSTAWGGSELDLLPRHCDGLVIGMVTGAHPPAAVGSCRLPAPREFPDDATMLAALRAGQLTAAWTTTANPANPTDLVVLNDGKDALIRAENVVPLYRRNTLTDRQRLAINEVSGVLDTAALVEMRRQVAGGADPQAVAAAWLGEHPLGR
- a CDS encoding NAD(P)-dependent malic enzyme; the encoded protein is MPGIVPPPIVIGNDEIFEAHAAGKLSVALKAPLDTQRALSIAYTPGVAQVSRAIAADRTLAARYTWANRLVAVVSDGSAVLGLGDIGPAASLPVMEGKCALFQAYGGLNAIPIVLDTKDPDEIVETLVRLRPTFGACNLEDISAPRCFEIERRLIEALDCPVMHDDQHGTAIVVLAALMGATKLLGRDMSSLRVVVSGAGAAGVACTNLLLAMGVSDITVLDSRGILHTGRDDMNGVKVDLAHRTNPDGLTGGLVEALDGADVFLGVSAGVVPEELIATMAADGIVFALSNPDPEIHPEVAAKYAAVVATGRSDFPNQINNVLAFPGVFRGALDAGACQITEKMMVAAAEAIYSVVSDDLALDRIVPSPLDLRVGDAVAKAVALAVEPSDTAG